Proteins co-encoded in one Armatimonadota bacterium genomic window:
- a CDS encoding STAS domain-containing protein: MTSKEIFQIGVNEIGTTRVLRLIGDLDSYTSRRLLFAVDSWIDNVEKLLVNLDQIEYIDSTGLAALVAIWVEAEKRGVRFILSCKNSRVYRILEITGLLNLFNLAEGSTTSMPTVGGAPPIISSKREQKTPPIGGPTSFMRNKRVGG; encoded by the coding sequence ATGACAAGTAAGGAAATATTTCAAATTGGGGTAAACGAGATTGGGACGACCAGAGTACTCAGGCTAATAGGAGATCTTGACTCTTATACAAGCCGCCGCCTCTTGTTTGCAGTGGATTCGTGGATTGATAATGTAGAAAAGCTTCTTGTAAATCTGGACCAAATTGAATACATAGACAGCACCGGCCTTGCTGCACTTGTCGCAATTTGGGTCGAAGCTGAAAAACGAGGCGTTCGCTTTATATTGTCGTGCAAGAACTCGCGAGTATACAGGATTTTGGAGATCACCGGTTTATTGAACCTGTTTAATTTAGCCGAGGGAAGCACCACATCTATGCCTACAGTTGGGGGAGCGCCACCAATTATAAGCTCAAAAAGAGAACAAAAGACACCACCAATTGGTGGACCGACGTCGTTTATGCGAAACAAGCGGGTAGGCGGCTAA
- a CDS encoding ROK family protein: MSKLTIGIDIGGTKIAGGLVTRQGNVIRLLERPTNAAEGGKAVMERVAELIAELVSSSQAGIEGIGVATGGQINPETGVVFSATPLLPGWVGMPIKGILEGRFCLPVRVINDASASALGEWMFGAARGSRNFVLLTIGTGIGGGVFCDGKLVQGAMGAAGAIGHMVIDCDGRSCNCGSHGCLEAYASGTAMANRALELAEERKLDTQLIRMIRSNHKMGAFFLAQSALAGDGFATEVIREAGEYLGWGLVSLLNLFNPELVVVGGSVAEMGDLLLQPAWEIAMKHSLRREKDPVRITKAQLGNNAGLLGAASLIWHEKNANG, translated from the coding sequence ATGAGCAAGCTTACCATTGGAATTGACATTGGTGGAACAAAAATTGCGGGCGGCCTTGTTACCCGGCAGGGCAACGTTATCCGACTATTGGAGAGGCCGACGAATGCGGCTGAGGGTGGCAAAGCGGTCATGGAGCGCGTTGCGGAGCTCATTGCTGAACTGGTCTCGTCATCGCAAGCCGGAATCGAAGGCATTGGAGTCGCAACGGGAGGACAAATCAATCCGGAAACTGGCGTTGTTTTCTCAGCCACGCCTCTTCTCCCGGGTTGGGTTGGGATGCCAATTAAAGGTATTCTGGAGGGACGTTTCTGTCTTCCTGTGCGAGTAATTAATGATGCAAGCGCATCAGCATTAGGCGAGTGGATGTTCGGGGCTGCTCGTGGGTCGAGGAATTTTGTTCTTTTAACAATCGGTACAGGCATCGGCGGCGGGGTATTCTGCGATGGCAAGCTTGTTCAAGGAGCAATGGGTGCTGCAGGGGCAATTGGCCATATGGTTATTGACTGTGATGGCCGGTCTTGCAACTGCGGAAGTCATGGATGTTTAGAGGCATATGCTTCTGGTACAGCAATGGCGAATCGTGCACTTGAGTTAGCAGAAGAGAGAAAGCTGGACACCCAGCTTATTCGCATGATTCGCTCAAATCACAAGATGGGAGCATTTTTCCTAGCGCAATCAGCGTTGGCTGGAGATGGATTTGCTACTGAGGTTATCCGTGAAGCCGGCGAATATCTCGGCTGGGGATTAGTGAGTTTGCTCAATCTCTTCAACCCAGAGCTTGTTGTTGTTGGCGGAAGCGTGGCGGAGATGGGTGATCTACTGCTTCAGCCTGCTTGGGAGATTGCAATGAAGCATAGCCTAAGACGCGAGAAAGATCCAGTTCGTATAACTAAAGCACAGCTGGGAAATAACGCGGGGCTTCTTGGGGCTGCAAGCCTAATATGGCATGAAAAGAATGCAAATGGCTGA
- a CDS encoding sugar kinase, translating into MKRMQMAEFDVICLGYSATDYLGIVPHYPEEDTKIELLQFSKQGGGPAATAAVALARLGAQVAFLGKVGDDDFGKFMLAELAKEGVCTEHVIVQKGVSSQFAFIVINRHTGKRTIFWTRSGVAPLRPEELNSSVLTSCRVLLTDGHDTWAAVKAAKLANEVGIPVVYDAGSVREASVELAEHTDALIASERFAREYTGKKDPHEAAQVMLSGRRRYSVVTLGERGCVYATNEGTFHQPAFKVNVIDTTGAGDVFHGAFAFGILSNWPYREIVEFSSAVAAMKCTKLGGRPGIPTLIEALSFLRERSENSFWHSINK; encoded by the coding sequence ATGAAAAGAATGCAAATGGCTGAGTTTGATGTAATCTGCCTTGGATACAGCGCAACGGATTATCTTGGAATTGTGCCTCATTATCCTGAAGAAGATACGAAGATTGAACTTTTGCAGTTCAGCAAGCAAGGAGGTGGCCCCGCTGCGACTGCGGCCGTTGCGCTTGCACGGCTTGGCGCACAGGTTGCGTTTTTGGGCAAAGTTGGCGATGATGACTTTGGAAAATTCATGTTGGCCGAGCTTGCAAAAGAAGGAGTTTGCACTGAGCACGTCATAGTCCAAAAGGGCGTTAGTTCTCAGTTCGCCTTTATTGTTATTAACCGTCATACGGGAAAGCGGACAATATTCTGGACTCGCTCGGGTGTTGCGCCTCTGCGGCCAGAAGAACTTAATAGCAGTGTACTCACCTCCTGCCGTGTATTGCTAACCGACGGACACGACACTTGGGCCGCTGTGAAAGCAGCTAAATTGGCGAATGAGGTAGGCATACCAGTTGTTTATGATGCAGGCAGTGTTCGTGAAGCATCTGTGGAGCTTGCGGAACACACAGATGCTTTAATTGCCTCCGAGCGTTTTGCACGGGAATATACTGGCAAGAAAGATCCTCACGAAGCTGCGCAGGTTATGCTGTCTGGGCGAAGGCGTTATTCGGTTGTAACCCTTGGAGAGCGCGGCTGTGTATATGCAACCAATGAAGGTACGTTTCACCAGCCAGCATTCAAAGTAAATGTAATTGATACAACAGGAGCTGGCGATGTTTTTCACGGCGCATTTGCCTTCGGAATTCTTAGCAATTGGCCATACCGCGAGATAGTCGAGTTCTCAAGTGCTGTGGCCGCAATGAAATGTACTAAGCTAGGTGGTAGGCCGGGGATTCCAACGCTTATAGAGGCACTTTCTTTCTTAAGGGAGCGATCAGAGAACTCGTTTTGGCACTCTATCAATAAATAA
- a CDS encoding VIT1/CCC1 transporter family protein produces the protein MSIGNDATQEARPHKLQGGAEEKQNLKSAIRELVFGAEDGLVSILGLVTGVAAGTTSSQVVLLAGTAGAISGAISMAAGNYLGVKSEIEVLQRQLQEEAQSIKEHPEHERAELIEYYRQHGMTPEELRICVSAVTRNPNFLMEEMAAHEYGISPKELKNPMWRAFWIFMAYILAAIFPVLPYACFPHDFALVVSIIGTVITLFAVGAAKTIYTRLNPIKSGLEMLGIAALAGIAGFVAGHFTAASSM, from the coding sequence ATGAGCATAGGAAATGACGCCACGCAGGAAGCTCGTCCACATAAACTTCAAGGTGGCGCAGAGGAAAAGCAAAACCTCAAGAGCGCTATTAGAGAGCTAGTATTTGGTGCAGAAGATGGCCTCGTTTCCATTCTCGGCCTTGTAACAGGCGTAGCTGCTGGAACTACAAGCTCGCAGGTGGTTCTACTAGCTGGCACAGCTGGCGCCATCTCAGGGGCAATCTCGATGGCAGCCGGTAATTACCTCGGCGTCAAATCTGAAATTGAAGTCCTCCAACGACAGCTCCAAGAGGAAGCCCAAAGCATCAAAGAGCACCCAGAACATGAGCGAGCAGAACTTATAGAATACTATCGTCAACATGGCATGACGCCTGAAGAACTCAGAATTTGTGTGTCAGCTGTCACTCGCAACCCAAATTTTCTAATGGAGGAAATGGCAGCTCATGAATATGGAATCTCGCCAAAAGAGCTAAAGAACCCCATGTGGAGGGCATTTTGGATTTTTATGGCATATATCTTGGCAGCAATATTCCCGGTCTTGCCGTATGCTTGTTTCCCACATGACTTTGCACTCGTAGTCTCCATTATTGGGACGGTTATAACATTATTTGCCGTAGGTGCGGCAAAAACAATTTACACTCGGCTCAATCCAATAAAGAGCGGGCTTGAAATGCTCGGCATTGCAGCTCTTGCCGGCATAGCAGGTTTCGTGGCCGGTCATTTTACAGCCGCCTCCAGTATGTGA
- a CDS encoding low specificity L-threonine aldolase, producing the protein MIDLISDTVTLPTPEMRKAMAEAEVGDSQRGEDPTVNALQDAICELLDKEAALFLPSATMANQIAFKTHTKPGDEIIMDWRSHAIQFEGGAPAFLSGVSIYPLHGERGIFTEEDVLAALRPDDPHAPRSKLVSVEQTQNLGGGAIWPLGKLMAVADIAQQHGLSVHMDGSRLMNAVVASGISAKEYAYPVDSVTLCFSKGLGAPVGAALAGEKDFIKEARRYQQVFGGAMRQAGIIAAGALYALRHHVDRLAEDHANAKLLAERLADEGIDIKPDDVETNILFFQTNSIGMTAVEFTQKMREREVRMGAYKDNRVRAVTHLGITRKDILEVARRVHEMLIDERLRR; encoded by the coding sequence ATGATTGACTTGATAAGTGACACCGTTACATTACCCACTCCCGAAATGCGAAAGGCAATGGCGGAAGCGGAAGTGGGCGATTCGCAGCGAGGCGAGGACCCAACTGTCAATGCCCTTCAGGACGCCATATGTGAACTCTTGGACAAGGAAGCCGCGCTATTCCTGCCTTCTGCAACTATGGCAAATCAAATTGCTTTCAAAACCCACACCAAACCAGGTGATGAAATAATCATGGATTGGCGCTCGCATGCAATCCAATTTGAAGGCGGCGCACCAGCGTTTCTTTCCGGCGTGTCAATATATCCACTCCACGGCGAACGGGGCATCTTTACCGAGGAAGACGTTCTTGCCGCGCTGCGGCCAGACGACCCCCATGCGCCGAGAAGCAAGCTGGTTTCGGTTGAGCAAACCCAGAACCTTGGCGGCGGGGCAATTTGGCCATTGGGGAAGTTGATGGCAGTCGCTGACATTGCGCAGCAACATGGCTTATCTGTACATATGGATGGGTCACGCCTAATGAATGCCGTCGTCGCAAGCGGCATCTCGGCGAAAGAATATGCATACCCAGTAGATTCGGTTACACTGTGCTTTTCAAAGGGGCTAGGAGCGCCAGTTGGAGCTGCTCTTGCAGGTGAAAAGGACTTCATTAAGGAAGCGCGCCGCTACCAGCAGGTATTCGGTGGAGCAATGCGACAAGCCGGGATAATTGCCGCTGGGGCACTCTATGCTCTCCGACACCATGTTGACCGGCTGGCTGAGGACCACGCAAACGCTAAGCTCCTTGCCGAACGCCTAGCGGATGAGGGGATTGATATCAAGCCTGACGACGTCGAAACGAACATCCTCTTCTTCCAAACCAACAGCATTGGCATGACTGCTGTAGAGTTTACACAAAAAATGCGCGAGCGAGAAGTTCGAATGGGTGCATATAAAGACAACCGCGTCCGTGCAGTAACACATCTGGGAATTACTCGAAAAGACATTCTGGAAGTTGCAAGAAGAGTCCATGAAATGCTAATAGACGAGCGACTAAGGCGATAA
- the rpmE gene encoding 50S ribosomal protein L31 produces MKKGIHPEYRPCKVICACGNTFETRSTIPEIRVEICSVCHPFFTGRQKIVDTEGRVDKFLQKYGMKSEEKSEEKKEKVES; encoded by the coding sequence TTGAAGAAAGGAATACATCCTGAATACAGGCCCTGCAAAGTGATTTGTGCATGTGGCAACACGTTTGAAACTCGGTCAACGATACCCGAAATTCGGGTTGAGATTTGCTCGGTATGCCATCCGTTCTTTACAGGCCGCCAAAAAATAGTTGATACCGAGGGTCGTGTAGACAAATTCCTTCAGAAATACGGCATGAAGTCTGAAGAAAAGTCAGAAGAGAAGAAGGAAAAGGTAGAGAGCTAA
- a CDS encoding DUF1385 domain-containing protein has translation MMRSPRFFAVACRRMNREIVVQQESVESLLRRFQWLNKPFLRGTLALIDAMVLGIKSLMYSANVAMEDIENANPKKQKGGQGTMAGLFGVLKSIVLSSALFLVGAAGESELKKKSTVNDIAIGGTLVLGLGLGVGLFVILPHVVIGLLEKAVKSSLLLNLAEGIFRFALFVGYVATISLMKDIRRVFEYHGAEHKVINTFEAGLELTPENFAKYGTIHRRCGTSFILLVLVLSIFLFAFLGWHHIWYLRIISRLALLPVLAGLAYEAIRYAGRHKDSKVVNFFLAPGLLLQKLTTRQPSDDQVEVALRALEAVLDKERESGSPVPQAA, from the coding sequence ATGATGCGAAGCCCCCGGTTTTTTGCCGTGGCCTGCCGCAGGATGAATAGGGAAATAGTCGTCCAACAGGAGAGTGTGGAATCCTTACTTCGCAGGTTCCAATGGCTAAACAAGCCTTTCCTCCGCGGCACTTTGGCGCTTATAGATGCTATGGTTCTTGGGATAAAATCGCTTATGTATTCTGCAAATGTAGCAATGGAGGACATTGAGAATGCAAATCCCAAGAAACAAAAGGGAGGACAAGGGACAATGGCCGGGCTATTTGGTGTACTGAAAAGCATCGTCCTATCGAGCGCTTTATTCCTTGTAGGAGCGGCTGGCGAAAGCGAACTAAAAAAGAAGAGCACGGTAAATGATATCGCTATTGGAGGAACGCTTGTTCTCGGTCTTGGGCTTGGAGTAGGCTTGTTTGTTATCCTTCCACATGTTGTAATTGGCTTACTTGAAAAAGCTGTCAAGAGCAGTCTGCTACTAAATCTTGCTGAAGGGATTTTCCGCTTTGCGCTTTTTGTGGGCTATGTGGCTACTATTTCGTTGATGAAAGATATTCGCAGGGTATTCGAATATCACGGCGCGGAGCACAAAGTGATAAACACCTTCGAAGCCGGGCTTGAGCTTACTCCTGAGAACTTCGCAAAGTATGGAACAATTCACCGGCGATGCGGAACAAGTTTTATACTCCTTGTGCTGGTATTGAGCATTTTTCTTTTTGCATTTCTGGGCTGGCATCACATCTGGTATCTTAGAATTATCTCTCGGCTAGCCCTCTTGCCAGTTCTTGCAGGCTTGGCATATGAAGCTATAAGATATGCAGGGAGGCATAAGGATTCGAAAGTTGTTAATTTCTTCCTTGCACCAGGCTTGCTGCTTCAAAAACTAACAACTCGCCAGCCTTCGGATGACCAGGTTGAAGTCGCACTGCGGGCGCTCGAGGCAGTTCTGGATAAGGAGCGTGAGTCTGGCTCTCCAGTTCCACAGGCGGCTTAA
- the prfA gene encoding peptide chain release factor 1 has translation MFERLQEVEQRYDELTDKLSDPQLLADPKEYQRIAKMHADLTDIVTKYREYKRTHQEKLDTEELLREQLDEEMRNLAQAELDRLKEKERQLEQELRIMLLPKDPNDEKNVIIEIRAGTGGEEAALFAGDLLRMYSRYAERKHWKTELLSANETGIGGFKEAIMAVEGKGAYSMLKFEGGVHRVQRVPQTESGGRIHTSAATVAVLPEPEEVEVEIDPDDLEIETYRSSSAGGQNVQKNETAIRITHKPTGIVVTCQDERSQLQNKEKAMRMLRAHLLERMTREQQNEITETRRSMVRSGDRSDKIRTYNFPQGRVTDHRIGYTIYRLDSFMDGDIQEMVDQLISADQAERLKGEEEAA, from the coding sequence ATGTTTGAACGCCTACAAGAAGTAGAACAACGATACGATGAGCTAACTGATAAGCTAAGTGATCCGCAGTTGCTGGCTGACCCAAAGGAGTACCAGCGGATAGCCAAGATGCACGCTGACCTTACCGATATTGTGACTAAGTATCGGGAATATAAACGCACGCATCAGGAAAAGCTAGATACTGAGGAGCTCCTCCGCGAACAACTCGACGAGGAAATGCGCAACCTGGCGCAAGCCGAATTGGATAGGCTTAAAGAGAAAGAGCGTCAGTTAGAGCAAGAACTCCGCATCATGCTCCTGCCGAAGGACCCTAACGACGAAAAGAACGTCATTATTGAAATCCGAGCTGGAACAGGTGGCGAGGAAGCTGCGCTTTTTGCAGGCGACCTGCTTCGCATGTATTCTCGGTATGCTGAGCGAAAACATTGGAAAACTGAGCTTTTGAGCGCTAATGAAACTGGTATCGGTGGTTTTAAAGAAGCGATAATGGCGGTCGAAGGAAAAGGCGCATACAGTATGCTTAAGTTTGAAGGCGGTGTTCACCGCGTCCAGCGCGTTCCTCAGACGGAAAGTGGCGGACGCATTCATACATCAGCAGCGACTGTAGCCGTCTTGCCAGAGCCAGAAGAAGTTGAAGTTGAGATAGACCCAGACGACCTTGAAATAGAAACCTACAGGTCTTCTTCCGCTGGGGGACAAAATGTTCAAAAGAACGAAACCGCCATCCGCATTACCCATAAGCCTACCGGCATCGTAGTTACCTGCCAAGATGAGCGTTCTCAGCTCCAAAACAAGGAAAAGGCAATGCGCATGCTACGCGCACATCTTCTCGAACGCATGACTCGTGAACAACAAAATGAAATTACCGAGACGCGGCGGAGCATGGTAAGGTCCGGAGATAGAAGCGATAAAATTCGCACTTATAATTTCCCTCAGGGACGCGTAACAGACCACCGAATTGGCTACACAATTTATCGGCTTGATAGCTTTATGGATGGCGACATCCAGGAAATGGTAGACCAGCTGATTAGCGCAGATCAAGCTGAGCGCCTGAAGGGTGAAGAAGAAGCAGCTTAA
- the prmC gene encoding peptide chain release factor N(5)-glutamine methyltransferase, whose amino-acid sequence MQTETTFKPTIKQILTKAVAVLEKVEVDTPLLDAEVMLSELLGVPRSYLFAHPEELLDYVVVGHFESWLRLREQRVPLAYIIGHKEFYGLDLEVTPAVLIPRQETEVLVETALSALRGIASPMVAEIGVGSGAVAIALAKSVPDSMVFGTDSSEQALEVAHRNVEKHALAQRIKLRLGNLLEPLAGLTFSVIVSNPPYIPTDEIPNLQPEIFRYEPLVALDGGPDGLEYHRRIACEAPSYLEPGGLLILEVGFGQSDAVKAILASAGFTHIRSICDPGGLERVVIGKYNAHTCVKN is encoded by the coding sequence ATGCAAACTGAAACTACCTTCAAGCCAACAATCAAACAAATCCTCACCAAAGCCGTTGCCGTTCTCGAAAAAGTCGAAGTAGATACTCCTCTACTGGATGCCGAGGTTATGCTTTCAGAATTATTGGGTGTGCCAAGGTCATATCTATTTGCCCATCCAGAGGAACTTCTTGATTACGTAGTTGTCGGCCATTTTGAGTCTTGGCTTCGCCTTCGCGAACAAAGGGTTCCGCTTGCTTACATAATTGGTCATAAAGAATTCTATGGACTTGACCTTGAGGTCACGCCGGCAGTTCTAATTCCTCGGCAGGAAACCGAAGTCCTGGTTGAGACTGCACTTTCAGCTCTTAGAGGCATTGCGTCACCAATGGTCGCCGAGATTGGAGTAGGAAGCGGCGCAGTTGCAATCGCATTGGCGAAGTCAGTTCCCGATTCGATGGTTTTTGGTACGGATTCATCCGAGCAAGCACTTGAGGTTGCACACAGAAATGTGGAAAAACACGCTTTGGCACAGAGAATCAAACTTCGGCTGGGAAACCTTCTCGAGCCATTGGCAGGTCTGACCTTTAGTGTCATTGTTTCAAACCCGCCATACATACCTACCGACGAGATTCCAAATCTTCAGCCAGAAATTTTTCGATATGAGCCACTGGTGGCGCTAGATGGAGGGCCCGACGGCCTTGAGTACCACAGGAGAATTGCATGTGAGGCACCATCATATTTGGAACCGGGTGGTCTGCTGATTTTGGAGGTCGGCTTCGGGCAGTCAGATGCCGTGAAGGCAATACTAGCCTCAGCAGGATTCACACATATACGTTCAATATGCGACCCGGGTGGCTTGGAAAGGGTGGTGATTGGTAAATACAATGCGCACACTTGTGTTAAAAACTAA
- a CDS encoding threonylcarbamoyl-AMP synthase, which produces MRTLVLKTNPESPDPQVILQGAQAIRRGELVAFPTETVYGLGADAFNERAVERVFEVKGRPKNNPLPVQIAAVEDISSLAVEISDIAKRLMKHFWPGPLTLVLRASPRVSKLITAGTGNIGVRIPNHPVALALIKRAGTPIVAPSANTSGEPPPTTAEQVLTYLEGKIELVIDAGPTEIQVSSTVLDVTETPPRVLRIGSITWEMLQPYIE; this is translated from the coding sequence ATGCGCACACTTGTGTTAAAAACTAATCCAGAGAGTCCCGACCCGCAGGTGATTCTCCAAGGGGCACAGGCAATCAGACGAGGCGAGCTAGTGGCTTTCCCGACGGAAACAGTCTACGGATTAGGTGCTGATGCCTTCAATGAGAGGGCAGTGGAACGGGTTTTTGAGGTCAAGGGGCGTCCTAAAAATAATCCACTGCCAGTGCAAATAGCAGCTGTTGAAGATATTTCTTCGCTTGCTGTAGAGATTTCAGATATAGCGAAGCGGCTTATGAAGCACTTCTGGCCTGGTCCGCTTACATTGGTACTGCGCGCATCTCCTCGGGTATCTAAGCTCATAACTGCTGGAACAGGTAATATCGGCGTGCGCATTCCAAACCACCCGGTTGCGCTTGCTTTAATTAAAAGGGCGGGGACGCCAATCGTAGCCCCAAGTGCTAATACTTCCGGCGAACCTCCTCCAACAACCGCGGAGCAGGTGCTGACCTATTTAGAAGGAAAGATTGAGCTTGTCATTGATGCTGGTCCCACCGAAATTCAGGTTTCGTCAACCGTCCTTGATGTAACGGAAACACCACCTCGGGTGCTTCGCATAGGCAGCATCACTTGGGAAATGCTCCAGCCATATATAGAATAA
- a CDS encoding cold shock domain-containing protein, with translation MPVGKVKWFNDAKGYGFIETEEGRDVFVHYSAISMDGYKSLSEGQTVQFDIVDGAKGPQAANVSPL, from the coding sequence ATGCCTGTTGGAAAGGTAAAATGGTTTAACGACGCCAAGGGTTATGGTTTCATCGAAACCGAGGAAGGCAGGGATGTCTTCGTTCACTACTCCGCAATTAGCATGGACGGCTACAAAAGCCTGTCCGAGGGGCAAACTGTGCAGTTTGACATCGTGGATGGTGCGAAGGGACCACAAGCAGCTAACGTTTCTCCTCTTTAA
- a CDS encoding DUF1648 domain-containing protein yields MAKHKKNQQKLQNQSKPIKEPKRTYAGFLASLIAIILGFIAQMVMAVIVYPRLPEQIPSGWAGSATPYNTIPSWTVFLLFPGGQIGMLILIMFVHRDEQGRRVLDTGNAIFLILLSALFTVLQASAFRLH; encoded by the coding sequence ATGGCAAAGCATAAGAAGAATCAACAAAAACTTCAAAATCAATCAAAACCGATAAAAGAGCCAAAGCGCACATATGCAGGGTTTCTTGCGTCGCTAATCGCCATTATACTTGGTTTCATCGCTCAAATGGTGATGGCAGTTATCGTTTACCCTCGTCTTCCCGAACAGATACCATCAGGTTGGGCAGGCTCGGCTACTCCATATAACACCATTCCCTCGTGGACTGTTTTCCTCCTTTTTCCTGGTGGCCAAATTGGCATGCTTATACTAATCATGTTTGTCCACCGGGATGAGCAAGGACGGCGTGTATTAGATACAGGCAATGCCATTTTTCTGATATTACTCTCGGCATTATTCACAGTTCTACAGGCATCTGCATTCCGTCTTCACTGA
- a CDS encoding DUF2961 domain-containing protein — translation MVSKAALVLAMFLNVIICQAALDIYPQVESICRLWEGETKQVNALWGENPKEVQFGEGRSKVIIADLKGPGIITMIHFALPQAMKLNRDAILRIYWDGEKNPSVETPLVDFFCDPNGALERVESALVNKKRGWNCYFPMPFAKSARVEVETDNPRYPNGSWSANPCYSYVIYRTLKSLPPDVGYFHANWRQKTLLLGREDYKVFEAQGRGQFVGWNVTIRHVGNPSGGYPVDENVKFYIDGEAEPSIEWQGLEDSFGFSWGFPEHANSFAYTGYQPFLNGAAAYRFTLNDRISFKNSLRMTVGFGKNEAPFFREEFSKSENPLQISSVAYWYQKEPHMPFSPLPPARNRRPFVAPQAKTEPPEPGETFVVHCGRLQNEDEYLAEGWDFVLKKGYSFSGSPWPGPVNYCWADFDSLEFDIICPKGVSGTLRMFIIDPDNFVGGRKQSIRVAGRLIGEYEGFQSGRWIKVPVAASDTSTGRIPVVMKNLKPGGNAVVSILRFRVR, via the coding sequence ATGGTATCAAAGGCTGCCCTTGTGTTAGCTATGTTCCTCAACGTAATTATTTGCCAAGCTGCGCTTGACATCTATCCCCAAGTTGAATCAATCTGTCGCCTTTGGGAAGGGGAAACTAAACAGGTGAACGCGCTTTGGGGTGAGAACCCAAAGGAAGTGCAGTTTGGCGAAGGGCGAAGCAAAGTCATAATTGCTGATTTGAAGGGGCCGGGGATCATTACAATGATTCACTTTGCACTTCCGCAGGCGATGAAGTTGAATCGCGATGCAATACTAAGAATTTATTGGGATGGCGAGAAAAATCCTAGTGTTGAGACACCGCTTGTAGATTTCTTCTGTGACCCCAATGGTGCTCTTGAGCGTGTGGAATCAGCTCTTGTTAACAAGAAGCGTGGGTGGAATTGCTATTTCCCAATGCCATTCGCCAAGTCGGCCCGAGTTGAGGTCGAAACGGACAATCCGCGCTATCCAAACGGTTCGTGGTCGGCAAACCCGTGTTATAGCTATGTTATCTACCGCACGCTTAAGTCATTGCCCCCGGATGTCGGATATTTTCATGCTAATTGGCGGCAGAAGACGCTCCTTCTTGGCAGGGAAGATTACAAGGTTTTCGAAGCACAAGGTAGGGGACAATTTGTTGGTTGGAATGTTACCATTCGGCATGTTGGTAATCCATCGGGAGGATATCCAGTAGATGAAAATGTTAAATTCTACATCGATGGAGAAGCAGAACCATCCATTGAATGGCAAGGTCTAGAGGATTCATTTGGCTTTAGCTGGGGATTCCCCGAGCATGCGAATAGCTTTGCGTATACTGGATACCAGCCGTTTCTAAACGGTGCGGCGGCGTATCGTTTTACTCTCAATGACCGCATTTCATTTAAAAATTCATTAAGGATGACAGTCGGCTTCGGCAAGAACGAAGCGCCTTTCTTCCGTGAAGAGTTCTCTAAATCTGAGAACCCCCTCCAAATTTCAAGCGTGGCATATTGGTATCAGAAAGAGCCGCATATGCCGTTTTCTCCGCTGCCGCCAGCAAGAAATCGCCGGCCTTTTGTAGCGCCCCAAGCCAAAACCGAGCCACCTGAGCCCGGAGAGACTTTTGTCGTGCATTGCGGCAGATTACAGAATGAAGATGAATACCTCGCAGAGGGCTGGGATTTTGTTTTAAAGAAGGGCTATTCATTCTCGGGTTCACCTTGGCCAGGTCCTGTTAATTACTGCTGGGCTGATTTTGATTCGCTTGAATTCGACATCATTTGTCCAAAAGGGGTTTCAGGAACATTGCGCATGTTCATTATCGACCCTGACAATTTTGTTGGTGGTCGGAAACAATCAATCAGGGTAGCAGGACGGTTAATAGGGGAATATGAGGGTTTTCAATCAGGTAGGTGGATCAAGGTTCCAGTTGCCGCAAGCGATACTTCAACCGGGCGCATACCAGTTGTGATGAAGAACCTCAAGCCTGGGGGGAATGCAGTTGTGTCTATACTGCGCTTTCGTGTGAGGTGA